TCCAATATTCAGGGTTTGGGCATGTCCATGATGGTGCCCCCAGAATCCCGCATGGGGACACCCTCAGTCATGTTGACTGAACCGCCACACAGGGAGGAATTCCCAGGGTTGATTACCCTCTGGTTTTCAGACGTCTCCCAATGCAGACTGTCTTGGGGacaaggtcaggatctcaggaccAGCCATACATATTTGAGGGATTGTGAGCAGGTTGTAAGATTGGTGTCCAGGGGAAGGAACcgagggaccagagggagagtgggtgggtaAGACCGATGAAGTTCTGCTTCAGGCACAGTTGACAGGGACAACGTACACGCTGCAGAGAAAACAGCCCACTACAGTCTCACGCAACTCCAAAATCACAGccaacttttctggttccacttcctgaagctgagcctcccaaacaccgcttcacttattcacacacacacacacacacacacacacacacacacacacacacacacacgactcctGAAGGAGTCCTAGTACTGATGCCCTTGTGTGAACTTCGCTGTTTTTGAAAAGACCTCTGGTTACGAATGGGTCTCCCAGATTGCAAGCCAACAGAGGGGAGGGTCGCGGGGAGGTGGAGCTCTTACAGGGCACGAACACACCATCCTCTCccgtgtgccctctgccctctcatcaTCAGCCGTGATGAGTCGGGTGAtgttcttcctctgtgtccacaggctTAAGCCCTGTGTCCAACACGCCATGTGAGACTTGTGAAAAGACTCCCAAGTGCAAACACCAGCAGGCGCTCAGGGAGGTCGCGtcgtcccaggcagcctgtgttcctttgcCTGAGTGCCAGGACAAAGGCTGCCTCAGCCACATAGGGAACGATGGACTTGTGAGGCCTTAGCATTCTGTGCAGAGGTGCCGGGCAGGCCTGGAGCTTAGAAAGGACTGGGACGAGCCTCACCTGCGACGACGTGAGTGCGGGGGTACTCCTTACAGAGCAGATGGCTGCTTGCCAGAGATGTCTGTGCTAGGGATGGGGCAAAAGCTCCACCGTGCTAGCAGTGCAGTAGACAGAGTTCAGCCTTGTCCATCGCAGGCTCTTCTGTATCCCCAAGTAACACGGCCCCCAGCACAGCGTGCCTGAGACTGACATCCCGACACTAATATTCCTGTCTCCCAAGCTGCCCAAGCCCCCCAGGATCCCCACTGCACAGCTCTGCAGTACAAGAGCCTTCTCTGCAGTGGCTCTATTCCAGAGAAGTCGAGGGCAGTCCCAATGCATGGAGGCCTCTTGTCCCTCTCAGTATGCAGACAACATGGTCAGCAGCGTGTCACCAGGCTGTGGAGTTGAGGATCTGTGCAACCAAGCCTCACCTCTTCCAGGGCGGAAGCTGTCGCActctctagaagggaaggcaggtctttctctcgctgctgtctgcacactGGCTGGAGAAGCACGTCTTCTCAGCTGCTTGATGTGTAAATGTCAGGGTACCCAGGAAAAGCTCCCTGTGCTGACCCGAGTCTTTGGGTGTGAACATCCAAAGAAAGTATGGCCCATGATTCTGCAGTGGGAATACGGCCTCAGTGGTCATGAGGCTGGGCCCCTTGGGGCATCTTTCTGCACAAACAGGCCGTTACTTGATAGGTCTTGCCGAGCAGGAACACTTTACGGGACAGGTGAACACAGGGTCCCCCACACGTTAATATCTCCAGCCAATACCTCCTTAGGGGCCAGGGTGATGTTTCCGCCCGGCCTGTCCCAAAGACAAGGTACggacaaggtgtgggtgtggTTGCATTCACGGCCCCCAGAGCCAAACCCTCAAGTGTGGACACATGAGGTCCGTGGTCAGAGGCCTTGGTGCTCTGTGTCCGAGGGATTACAGCCCTCATGCTGCACACACGGCAGCCCCGGATTTCCTCCCTAATGCGCAGCACTCCCTGGGGACCCCTAGGGTCCAGGAGCTGCTAAACCGCCTGCACAACTGTATCTGCTGCCCAGCGGCCTCTTCCACCCCAACATCAGcgtgtgtgggctccagagtgctgtcccttgagagaggacaccctcagcaattcaggagccttctgacttccatgttCCTGAACCACACGTGTCTCTCATTGGTCTGTTGGGATCGTCATGTTGTCCTCTGTGCACAGGAAATGTCTTGCTTtgcctgtgctcctctgtctccctgagtgagccctggcgtgtttgtgtcttttcctggctttgcctgtGCCGACACCTCTCTGGTGATGCCTCCTTGCCTGGCCTAAGTGGGCACAGCTGTACCCGTGTAACCGCCTTCGTCTCTGCACACCTGTGTCTTGTGtcagctgtggctctggtggCCTGTCTTGACTTTGATGTATGCTTCTGCGCTTGAGTGTGTTTCCCTCTGAATTCAAACCCTTTCTTCCACTGACAGATCCAATTGCTGTCCTGCTGTCAGGTGGAGGGGCTTCTGCGCATTCTGTTATGTGTTCCAGGAGCCAGAAATCCTTCCGTGCCTGGAGGACCTTCGTCAGAGGATTGGCCATGCACTCACTGCCAGCCAGTTCATGTCCCCAAATGCAGCTGCCTTGCTGTGAGCATGCAGTCACacctctattttctgtccctctgttttcaaaccctttgcacctgaggggctcaaacGTCACTGGCCTGCACCTTGCACATGCACGCGTAAATTGTGTAAAGCGGTCCAGCAACGTTTTCCCACTTACTCTTTTGCCATGTGGCATGTTCCTGGCTGGGAGAGACTTTCCCCTGCCAGTGTGTGTCTCGTTTCCGTGTGCCTCCTGTGTGTTCTGGTCCCTAATTTGTCCATTACGTCCTACCTGGGAGTCTGATTCATGTTTGCGGGAACGAGGCTGACCCCTGTGACTGCTGGGTTCTGAGCTCAGCTTAGTCCCCCAGGACTAGTGCGTGAGTGAGGGACACAACGGGCAGTGACGGATGTGCCCGTATCCTTCACGTGCAAGCGCTCCGTCCAGCCACCTTCACCGGGACATTTCTCAGCGACCCCTCTTTGTTTGTGGTGAGAGCCCTTGCCTCTGAGGAATCTGACGAGGCGGTGAAGCATCGCTTACGGCTGCCCTGTGCaagttagatctccagaactcatgCACACGGCAGGACTGCATCTTCACACCCGAGGCCCGACACCTCCTCATCGCACCCTCCCCTGATTAACACCACTCTGCTCTCTGGTGGACTGCATGCCTTTAACTCCTTTAGTCTCCTCAGGAATCCATCAGGCAGGGCTCACCACCACTGTGCTTCTGTCAGGGGCTGGCCTCTTTCAGTGAGCCCCGTGCTTTCTGCACCGATGCTCAATGCACCCGCCCAAGGGTGAGCCACACTAAGCCCGGCGGCGAGCCCTTTGGCCCTACGTTTCCCACCTATGTGCTTGGTGGCAGAGGTGCACAAGGAGCCCGCCTGCATGCGTGTCCCAGGTCCTCCACAGGGTACAAAGTACCGCCTCAGGAGGCTGATCCGCATCACACGGGCATAGCTCTGCTTGCACGTGTTAGCCTTTCGTATCATACAGGCAGCGCAGACTTAGAAATCCCGCCACCTGCTTACAACTATCCAGCCCTCGTGCTTCTGCAGACGCTCTGTGTCTGTACAGACATTTGAGTCACGGTCTCATGACCTTCCAATACAGCTTGATGGTCTGTCCTTAGCCTACAGCCTGGGATGCGGTTCTCACTCATTGTCCTCCCCTCGGGTGCCAGTTTCCTCCATCACTGTGGTGGAAGGTAAGCTTTATAACCATCCATTGGCTTGACAGTACTGGGCGGATCACCTGTCTGCGTCCGGGGATCCGAAGGAGACCTTGGCTCTTTTGCTCACGGTGCACCCTTTCTCCGTGATGAGTCGCTTTGGATGAGAAGCTTGCCAGAGGCGAGGGTTCTCAGAGTTGAGCACATTTCCTGGGCATCTGTGAGAACCTCGTTGGTTCCACTCAGACAGCATTGACATTCATGCATGTGCAGCCTCTGCCTTTGCTTGAGTTTGCTGAGCTTTGGGACGTGATTTCTTCCCGCACGTGCTGTGCCTAAATCTCTGCTGTGTCTTTCCGGCAGTCCcgtttcctgtctcctgctggtaACTACAGGGCTTCCAGCAGCCCTGTGGGGATCGGGTCCTGGTGTTCTTCCCTGCGgtgccctcttcctcaccccGAATGACCTCAGTCATTCCTCAGTCTAGGAAGCTAGAACTAGCTTCCTTCTAGTTCAGGGTTCGTTTCAGACTGCCCTTAAGGTCCAGGTCGGAGTGGTGCCTTTTGTGCTGAGGGCTGACCACTGTACAGCATTCGTCTCTGTGCAAATTGCACAGGTGAATTTCACCAGGTGAAACTGCACACTGCAGTTGCCCTGTCTTCAGAGTCAGCCCACCTGTCTCTGCCTCGgctgcccctgctctccttcctcctaccctctccttgcctccccctcccttgtcttcttcctgtccctccctcccactttccttccagctctctttgtcttcgtctccctcctctccatcactaCTGCCTCCCCCTGTCTCCGCCGGTCTTCCTTGTAAtaggtgcccctctgtctcttcttgtcttgctcctcctccctgtcagtcCCGCCAATCtccctgggactctccctctccaggccggtcttcccctccactcgtccttccttcatctgcttgcacgtgtctctctctctccctctatagctccctctctctgtgtgtctctttctcgctgtctctctcagtgGACCTTCTGTGTCTGGGTGCATGCTTCTTCAGAATTCTCGTTGGCGCCTGGGAAATGTGAAGGGAACTCGTCTGCTATCGTGTGTACTAGTGAAAGCAGGCACGGGGCtttctcagagacagacacagacaagttTGCAATACTCGGTGAAGGGCCCCCTAAGTGCCCTGCTTGGTTGGAGTCGTCCTTCTTTTAGTGGAAGGTTAGATTTCCGGACCGGAGCAAACTGCTAAATCCTActaccccacctccctggccctctgcacGGAGATCAGTAGGGCACCAGTGGCAGATGGGGCTCTGGGGGTTGTTCTTTGCTCTCATTTGCAGTGCAGTGAGGTCTACTGAGCTGCTTTCTGGCAGGGACACGGCACTGGGGTGGATCTAGGGTGGGTGTCACCGGTTCTGGGTGGGCACCCACCTTACCGCTGCCCTCAGCCTGACGGCCAGGGAGGAGAAACCGTGCGGACGGCCATGTGGCCCCAGTAGGCGCGACACCTAAGGACTTCTCCAGGCCTTGCCCCAGCTTCATGAAGAAGGGGCAAGGGACGGAGCATGCAGTGGCTCACGGCGTGGACGTTCCTGTGCTGAATGCTCTGGTGCCCGTACTGAGGCCTCTGGGGAAAGGGTGTACAAGCGACCACAGATTGTGTGATACCGGGGACCTCGCAAGTCAGGCCTGGAAGGTGACAGCGCTGAAGAGGACATGCGGCAAAACGGGGCTCACGCTGGTGGCTGGGCACTTGCTCCAGAGCCCGGACCGGCCGCTGGCGCGCGCTTGCTGGCCACCAGCACCCTGTCTTGCTGTCTTGCAACTCATTGTTCCGCGAAGCTGGCCAGCGGGCCTGACCTGCCCTGGAACCACTTCGCCCCAGGCCGCATGCGCCCACtcttcactgcctctgtctcggcccctcctccacagcagccacagccaatGCGGAGTCCTCAAATCCCAGAGCCTGTGCGCCTGCGCCCAACTTGGGCGGGCTGAggcgggaggcagcagggagctaaAGGTCTTGCGGCCAAGGCTCCCCCCACCGGCTGCCATTTCCCTGTCCTTGTCCTGAGGCTGCCCTAGCTACACTGGGGCCGGGGCGGAGAGTCATGGCCAGCGTGTCGCGGTCCGGAAAAAGCAGCGATTCCCGTCGACCCTGGACCCTGATCGTCCCGGATGAGAAAGGTCGAGAGTCCCGGACCCGCGGGAGTGCAGGGGCGCTGGAGGGCGTGGGTTGGCCGCAGTCCCCAGGTTCAGGGGCGGCAAGCGCCCATCGTGTGCAGGAAGCCCAGGCCGGGTGTGAGATACAGGTGGCAAGCCCAGCGGAGGAATTGGTGCTGATATTGGATGACGGAATGGTGGCGGCTGAGGTGGTGatcggggaggaggaagaggacggcGGGGGGGCGACCGAGGaagaggtggctggagaggagaattctgaggaagccaagccagaagcagaggacatgcacgaggaggaggaggtggaagttgagagacagcagcaggaggagattcAGGAGCAAGAGGAGAAGCGCGAGGCAGATGCAGAGGCGGAGGAGGGGCCCCCGCTCTCACAGGAGCTGCAGCAGCGAGAGGCAGCGCTGCGTCCTGCCTCAGCCCAGGACCCACTGGCAGTGCTGGAGCGTCTTCAGCTGGAGATCAGCGCTGGGAATGCCCAGGATTCCAGGGCCTTACGGCGGCTGAAGCGCAGGATTCTTCGGAGGCGGATTTCTCACCTGGATCACAGAAGGGCCGTCATCAAGCACATCCCTGGCTTCTGGGCCCAGGCGGTATCCTTCCTTGTGCTGGTGGGTGATGGCGGGGGCTGTTGTGCAGGAGGGCTGGGCACTGAGAGCAGGGTGCCTCAGGGCGATGGCCCcgagggaggagagctggggaatGGTCCCTGGCCCTGGGTTGGTGTGGTCTGGGATCCAGTGTAAGGCCTTGCACAGGGGCGGTTGTTGGGTACGGGGGGACCCGGGGACTTGGAGCTGCTTCCTCTTGGTCTCCGCCAACATTGGCCTGCAGGCTGCTCTCAAACATTATTTGCGGACGCGAGTCATGTGTCCCCATGCTACCAGAGCTAGGGTAGCACAAAGCAGCCTTCACTCAGAGCagataaagcaaggaaatatttcGCTGCAAAATGGGAGAGTTACACAGGCCGCACACCCACCTTCACATTCACAGGCTGTGCACGGTTTCTTAGCAGTTCCGTCAAAGGAGAGCTTTTCAGACACACACTCATGGCCTTTAGTGGAAGCACGCCACGCCCCTTTGCCAGACAGTAGGACGACTCAGACCCACTCCGAACGGGGTACAAGCTgcctgcacagaccctgacatacacacacacacacacacacacacacacacacacacacacacaggattctcTCCTGGTATGTCCAccgctgcttccctctctgtcctcaggctccggctgggtcccacccatgtctttctctccggactggctgtgtcactgtgtctatttcttttccctcctcggcCCTCCTCGTCCGTGcttcttgatctctttctccctcccacaccctccgctTGCATCGTAAGTGGGCAGTCGGGTTCCTGTAAGCCATGTTCTTCCATCTGCACTCAGAAGGCTGGTGACAACCTAGGTCTTCACGGGAATATGCCAAGAAACCCAGCCGTGAGGAGGGGTCAGTGCACAGGCCGACATCCCAAGCTATGATGGGCTGCTGGCAGCCCACACAGGTCAGATATAGGAAGGAACTGTGAGGAGTGCAGGCAGTGGAGTCTCTccctgctgtgtgcagacagcgtgGGAGGTACAGGAAGCCAACGGACTGCCCAGTGTCGATGGGGTCTGATGCATTTGCAGAGGCTGAGGAGTGTGGGGACTAGTGTTTCCTGGTGTTTCTGCAAATGCCATGATCCCGTCCTTTGCTCTTAGCCTGGGAGGtttggagggggtgtgtgtctgtttccacagcatctgaaggcacagctccttgacacagcacagattctgaatcaCCCCCAGTTGTCGGCCATGATGGGTGCCCAGGACAAAGACGTGCTCAGCTACGTGGTCGACTTGGAGGTCAGACCGGGGAGGCTGTGGCTGGGGGCCGTCCCGTCGGGTGTGGGATTTGGGCGGGAGAGGGTGAGGCAAAGGTGCTCACCCTCACAGCCAGGCAAGTAGCTCGGGAGCCCGAGGGAGGACACTTGCCCCCTCCTGTCCCATTGCTCACGGCAGGTGGAAGAAGTGGGCCATCCCAAGTACCGCTGCAGagtgatgtttttctttggggCCAACCCGTACTTCCGGAACCCAGTGATCATTAAGGAGTATCAGCTTAGCTTTGCTGGTAGGGTGTGGGTCCCATGAtggtgcggggcagggggtgaggagcaTGAATCAGGGGCATGCGGGAGggcgacggggagggggaggtgggtggggaggaggccatcAGGTTGCTCCTCAAATCCTCTCTTCCTGCAGGCTACAGGGCATCGCATTCCACTCCAGTCCAGTGGTTCTGGGATTATGAACGTGGAGCTCCCAGTCGCAGGCATGACCCCACCAGCCTTAACTTGTTCAACTGGCTGTGTGAGCACAGCTGCCCAGGGGCGAACAGGATTGCCGAGGTGGGGCCCCTGAGGCCTTCGTCAGCAGTGGGAATGTGGGTGGCCCCCggccagagaggagaatgggctatgcccaatgtggtgccggcctgtgtccccttccagATCATCATCGAGGACCTGTGGCCCAATCCCCTGCAGTActacctgagggaggaagggaccagaagACAGTGATCTGACGTGCGCACGTGTCGGTGAGAACCCCAGTATGCGGTGTGTTGACCTGTGTGTTGTATGGGCAAGGGAACGTGGGCCAGACATTGGCTTGGAAATGGAAGGTCCGCCGAGACAGGGACACAGGTagcatggggagagggtgggaggatgacAGGGGACCTGCACAGACTCAGCtgcaaacacacagagggtcgaagcctgcaaaccaaatgcagttgtgctgtgggctggggctTTGGAGAGCAACTCAGGACGAGCAATGCTTCTCCACCACAAATGCTCCCCGTGGATGTCCGCCCTCTCCCGGACTTCCCCCTGCTCCTTCAGTCTGGATTtgcctgccagtctttgggtcaggaGCTGACGTGTCCCCAGACGCCACTGTGGTGAGAATCTCGCACTTCCTTCCATGTGCCCCACCACGCCATGTCCTCGCGCAACCTCACAGCCATTCTTAGAACTGGTCCAAGGCCATTGGGGGCTGGAAATGAATCCCTGGGTGAGAAAGCAAGGGGGATCGCAAAAGGGCGAGGCACAAGAGTGACACCAGCTGGGAAGTATTTGCCAATATCCCGTATCATTCTTGGTGTCTGTtgcgtgggggtgtgtgtgtgagcgtgtacgCAAATGTGTCTGCGTGTGCCCACATGAGTCAGGGGCTCTGCATCTGTGTGGGGTGAATGCGCAGAGCTTCTATCTTTGCCCATGCAGAAACAATGGAGGACACCACGAGTGCTGGaagagatgggtggatgagtCTCCTGTCTTCTACGTGCCCCGGAGAGAATTGAGGAAGAGATAACGTGTGGCAGCCTTGAAGAGTTTCCATGATGTTTATGTGGACACATACAGGACGTTGAAAAcccttctgtttgtgtgtgtgtgtgtgtgtgtgtgtgtgtgtgtgtgtgtgtgtgtgtgtatgtgtttatggggACCTCAGGAGGGACgacgagatcgggacctgagtgtGACTGTCCTAGCCACTGCCCGGGTGAttctgtgtgtgcaggagaggtgCAGTCCTGGTGTGGG
The sequence above is drawn from the Neofelis nebulosa isolate mNeoNeb1 chromosome Y, mNeoNeb1.pri, whole genome shotgun sequence genome and encodes:
- the LOC131503438 gene encoding testis-specific Y-encoded protein 1-like, whose protein sequence is MASVSRSGKSSDSRRPWTLIVPDEKGRESRTRGSAGALEGVGWPQSPGSGAASAHRVQEAQAGCEIQVASPAEELVLILDDGMVAAEVVIGEEEEDGGGATEEEVAGEENSEEAKPEAEDMHEEEEVEVERQQQEEIQEQEEKREADAEAEEGPPLSQELQQREAALRPASAQDPLAVLERLQLEISAGNAQDSRALRRLKRRILRRRISHLDHRRAVIKHIPGFWAQAILNHPQLSAMMGAQDKDVLSYVVDLEVEEVGHPKYRCRVMFFFGANPYFRNPVIIKEYQLSFAGYRASHSTPVQWFWDYERGAPSRRHDPTSLNLFNWLCEHSCPGANRIAEIIIEDLWPNPLQYYLREEGTRRQ